In the genome of Rhodoferax fermentans, one region contains:
- a CDS encoding DUF2325 domain-containing protein — protein sequence MCQTHAIADHTATKQANPAVETAATIQTTTGSRRRKLWELEDRAFCPVIGVCLPIPVLRRVVNKTFRGHNVDTDYALHSGAVGQCGSRTPLAEGMQRELEQRYALAIRQAASVKTTEALGHWWNEASQKDLAGPLWATLTHPRCSTDLERQILGEVHMLQHQVGAAQRADLQRLQTLTDHNTTLTRELSNAQQRINQLASEGANRLKMLQDQVLQLRTEVITRDTRLASLQQQLSALEASVPDLACRTKQAADLAQQAKQIQALERALQQAQQDNERNSRVIDIQAAELKRLAPQTDAALTDAASAPLKPVQLEDRAVLCVGGRTASVPQYRDIIESVGARFAHHDGGEEESLTKLDTTLAAADLVICQTGCISHNAYWRVKDHCKRTGKQCLFVENPGTASLKRALSELQHTAVA from the coding sequence GTGTGCCAAACCCACGCCATCGCTGACCATACCGCCACCAAGCAGGCCAATCCAGCTGTCGAAACAGCTGCGACCATTCAGACCACCACCGGCTCACGCCGACGCAAGCTGTGGGAACTGGAAGACCGTGCGTTTTGCCCGGTGATTGGTGTCTGCCTGCCGATTCCGGTTCTGCGGCGGGTGGTGAACAAGACGTTTCGCGGGCACAACGTCGACACCGACTACGCCCTGCATTCTGGCGCCGTGGGGCAATGTGGCAGTCGCACTCCCTTGGCCGAAGGCATGCAGCGCGAACTGGAGCAGCGGTATGCCCTGGCCATACGCCAGGCCGCCAGCGTCAAAACCACCGAGGCACTGGGCCACTGGTGGAATGAGGCTTCACAAAAAGACCTGGCTGGTCCGCTCTGGGCCACATTGACACATCCCCGCTGCAGTACCGACCTGGAGCGTCAGATCCTCGGTGAAGTGCACATGCTGCAACACCAGGTGGGTGCCGCACAACGCGCTGACCTGCAACGCCTGCAAACCCTGACAGATCACAACACCACGCTGACACGTGAGCTGTCCAATGCGCAACAACGCATCAACCAGTTAGCCAGCGAAGGGGCGAACCGCCTCAAGATGCTGCAAGACCAGGTTTTACAGCTGCGCACCGAGGTGATCACCCGTGACACCCGCCTGGCCAGCTTGCAACAACAGTTGAGTGCACTGGAGGCCTCGGTGCCAGACCTGGCATGCCGCACGAAACAGGCGGCGGACCTGGCCCAACAAGCCAAACAGATCCAGGCCCTGGAACGTGCCTTGCAGCAGGCACAACAGGACAATGAACGCAACAGCCGCGTGATCGACATCCAGGCTGCTGAACTCAAACGCCTGGCGCCGCAGACCGACGCAGCGCTCACGGATGCAGCATCTGCCCCTCTCAAACCCGTCCAACTGGAAGACCGTGCCGTGTTGTGTGTGGGTGGGCGCACAGCCAGTGTGCCGCAGTACCGCGACATCATTGAAAGTGTTGGCGCCCGATTTGCCCACCACGACGGTGGTGAAGAAGAAAGCCTGACCAAACTCGACACCACGCTGGCAGCGGCCGATCTGGTGATCTGCCAGACCGGTTGTATCAGCCACAACGCCTATTGGCGCGTCAAAGACCACTGCAAACGTACCGGCAAACAATGCCTGTTTGTGGAAAACCCAGGTACTGCCAGCCTCAAACGCGCCCTGTCGGAGTTACAGCACACCGCTGTGGCATGA
- a CDS encoding hemin uptake protein HemP gives MAQQSAHETQAGVAVQPLAAQSANLRGLASPAPVSSAAVLRGFRSVPIEHEGVIYRLQVTKLGKLILTK, from the coding sequence ATGGCACAGCAGTCTGCTCACGAAACCCAGGCGGGGGTTGCCGTTCAGCCCTTGGCGGCACAGTCTGCCAACTTGCGTGGGCTGGCCTCGCCAGCGCCTGTGTCCAGCGCCGCAGTATTGCGTGGTTTCAGGTCGGTGCCGATCGAGCACGAGGGTGTGATTTACCGCCTGCAGGTCACCAAACTGGGCAAACTTATCCTGACCAAATAA
- a CDS encoding ExbD/TolR family protein, whose protein sequence is MAFGTQSDADDVMSEINMTPLVDVMLVLLIIFIITIPVMKHSVNVDLPVAANQPQVVLPQTIRLSVDAQGQYYWNEALVSESALPGLLETEAAREPQPELHLRGDKAVRYERVAQVMAAAQRAGLRKIGFVTEPGQ, encoded by the coding sequence ATGGCTTTTGGAACCCAATCCGATGCCGACGATGTGATGAGCGAGATCAACATGACACCGCTGGTGGATGTCATGCTGGTGTTGCTGATTATTTTCATCATCACCATTCCGGTGATGAAGCACTCGGTCAATGTGGACTTGCCGGTGGCAGCCAACCAGCCGCAAGTGGTTTTGCCGCAGACCATTCGGCTCAGCGTGGACGCGCAGGGCCAGTACTACTGGAACGAAGCCCTGGTGAGTGAGTCTGCTTTGCCGGGTTTGTTGGAAACCGAGGCCGCGCGTGAGCCGCAACCCGAGTTGCACTTGCGGGGTGACAAGGCGGTGCGTTATGAACGTGTGGCGCAAGTGATGGCGGCCGCACAGCGGGCAGGCTTGCGGAAAATCGGTTTTGTCACGGAGCCTGGGCAGTGA
- a CDS encoding MotA/TolQ/ExbB proton channel family protein, whose protein sequence is MESQFGIVNVWTQGDWVTKGVAVLLLLMSMASWIVIALKTLDIIKYRKQARQAADFWHSEDFAAALDKLGSDPSDPFRQIVLEGREAAAHHRNSKVHLHDSLDVSDWVTRCLRNAMDEITARLQSGLAILASVGSTAPFVGLFGTVWGIYHALLSIGMSGQSTIDKVAGPVGEALIMTALGLAVAIPAVLGYNALVRGNKAILNKLGSFAHDLHAFFVTGARVNSTGASNVVVMKKGA, encoded by the coding sequence ATGGAATCGCAATTCGGCATCGTCAATGTCTGGACCCAGGGCGACTGGGTGACCAAGGGGGTGGCTGTGCTGTTGCTGCTGATGTCAATGGCCAGTTGGATCGTGATTGCACTCAAAACCTTGGACATCATCAAATACCGCAAGCAGGCCAGACAGGCGGCGGACTTCTGGCACAGCGAAGACTTTGCCGCTGCCTTGGACAAACTGGGCTCGGATCCGTCGGACCCGTTCCGCCAGATCGTTCTTGAAGGTCGGGAAGCTGCCGCACACCACCGCAACAGCAAGGTGCATCTGCATGACAGTCTGGATGTCAGCGACTGGGTAACACGTTGCCTGCGCAATGCCATGGATGAGATCACGGCACGCCTGCAGTCGGGCTTGGCGATTCTGGCGTCGGTGGGGTCAACCGCACCTTTTGTGGGTCTGTTTGGCACGGTGTGGGGCATCTACCATGCGCTCCTCAGCATTGGTATGTCGGGTCAGTCGACCATCGACAAGGTGGCGGGGCCAGTAGGTGAAGCCTTGATCATGACGGCCTTGGGCCTGGCGGTGGCGATTCCGGCGGTGCTGGGTTACAACGCCCTGGTGCGTGGCAACAAGGCAATCCTGAACAAGCTGGGCAGTTTTGCCCATGATCTGCACGCCTTCTTTGTTACGGGGGCACGGGTGAATTCGACCGGTGCCAGCAATGTTGTGGTGATGAAGAAGGGGGCCTGA
- a CDS encoding energy transducer TonB, with amino-acid sequence MTATDRRPFVVVAYVLVFHALALWALQSGLLRQAVEMVVPVQMLSEFIEPPAPRVMPPAPPVVVKRPVTQPKTPVVPQTLAVRTDTPAPEAWTVPVVPVAPPAPIAAPVESPTPAAPAPATVVLPSSDADYLQNPKPVYPLASKRRGEQGLVIHSVLIGTDGLPVSARLVKSSGFDALDQAALTAVMRWRYIPGKRNGVPTTMSFNVPINWVLE; translated from the coding sequence ATGACGGCCACAGACCGGCGTCCTTTTGTGGTGGTGGCCTATGTTCTGGTGTTCCACGCCCTGGCGCTGTGGGCGCTGCAAAGTGGACTGTTGCGTCAGGCGGTCGAGATGGTGGTGCCGGTGCAGATGTTGAGTGAGTTCATTGAACCGCCTGCGCCCCGTGTGATGCCGCCTGCGCCGCCAGTGGTGGTCAAGCGACCAGTGACCCAGCCCAAAACCCCCGTTGTGCCACAAACACTGGCGGTACGGACCGACACCCCGGCGCCTGAGGCCTGGACAGTGCCGGTTGTACCTGTTGCACCACCGGCACCGATTGCTGCCCCGGTGGAGTCGCCGACACCCGCAGCGCCTGCGCCTGCGACCGTGGTCTTGCCTTCCAGTGATGCGGACTATCTGCAAAACCCCAAGCCGGTGTACCCCTTGGCCAGCAAACGCCGCGGCGAGCAGGGTTTGGTGATTCACAGTGTGCTGATTGGCACCGATGGTCTGCCGGTGAGTGCCCGATTGGTGAAGTCCAGTGGTTTTGATGCGCTGGATCAGGCCGCCTTGACCGCGGTGATGCGCTGGCGTTACATCCCGGGCAAACGCAACGGCGTGCCCACCACCATGTCTTTTAACGTGCCCATCAACTGGGTGCTTGAGTAG
- a CDS encoding alpha-hydroxy acid oxidase — MSEQTPALAGLPAGVVSLADHEALARSRLDANAWAYFSGGAADELSLQANVVAWQQQLLQPRVLRDLSGAHTRVALLGRTLAHPIFLAPVAYQRMAHPDGEVATACAASAQQAGLVLSTQASIRLETVAQAVGSDPERGPLWFQLYLTPDRAFNRELVQRAERAGYEALVVTVDAPVNGARDRERHVGFRLPPGVSAVNLVGLPPVPPSTQVPGQSALCGGLLQVATSWADIEWLLSQTKLPVLLKGVMHPDDARQAVQLGVAGLVVSNHGGRTLDTAPTTAAVLPRIRQVLGADVPLLVDGGIRRGTDVLKAVALGANAVLIGRPYIYGLANAGALGVAHVLRLLRDELEMAMALCGCPRLVPGCDCLFSTERDVSAAWTTK, encoded by the coding sequence ATGAGTGAACAAACGCCTGCGCTGGCAGGGTTGCCTGCGGGTGTGGTGAGTCTGGCAGACCACGAGGCTTTGGCGCGCAGTCGACTCGATGCCAATGCTTGGGCTTATTTCAGCGGTGGTGCTGCTGACGAGTTGAGCTTGCAAGCCAATGTGGTCGCGTGGCAACAACAGCTGCTGCAACCCCGGGTTTTGCGTGATCTGAGTGGCGCACATACCCGGGTGGCCTTGCTGGGGCGCACCTTGGCACACCCGATTTTTTTGGCCCCGGTGGCCTACCAGCGTATGGCGCACCCGGACGGCGAAGTCGCTACCGCCTGTGCCGCTTCGGCCCAGCAGGCGGGTTTGGTGCTGAGTACCCAGGCCAGCATCCGGCTCGAAACCGTGGCCCAGGCGGTGGGGAGTGACCCGGAGCGTGGCCCCTTGTGGTTTCAGTTGTATCTGACGCCGGACCGGGCTTTTAACCGTGAACTGGTGCAGCGCGCCGAGCGGGCAGGGTATGAGGCGCTGGTGGTGACCGTGGATGCCCCGGTGAATGGCGCCCGTGACCGAGAGCGGCATGTCGGCTTTCGCCTGCCACCCGGCGTGTCGGCGGTGAATCTGGTCGGTTTGCCGCCCGTACCCCCCTCGACTCAAGTGCCGGGGCAAAGTGCTTTGTGTGGAGGCTTGTTACAAGTCGCCACAAGCTGGGCTGATATCGAGTGGCTGTTGTCCCAAACCAAATTACCGGTGTTGCTCAAAGGTGTGATGCACCCGGACGATGCACGCCAGGCGGTGCAACTGGGTGTGGCGGGCCTGGTGGTGTCCAACCACGGTGGGCGTACGCTGGACACGGCACCTACAACCGCTGCTGTGCTGCCGCGCATTCGCCAGGTGCTGGGCGCCGATGTGCCCCTGTTGGTGGATGGTGGCATTCGCCGTGGTACCGATGTGCTCAAAGCCGTGGCGTTGGGTGCCAACGCGGTGTTGATTGGTCGCCCCTACATCTATGGCCTGGCCAATGCCGGTGCTCTGGGTGTGGCGCACGTGCTGCGTTTGTTGCGTGATGAATTGGAAATGGCCATGGCTTTGTGTGGTTGCCCCCGTTTGGTGCCGGGCTGTGATTGCCTGTTCTCGACGGAGAGAGATGTGTCGGCTGCTTGGACAACCAAATAA
- a CDS encoding Fe2+-dependent dioxygenase: MLLTLPHILTPDEVNKVSELLASAPWGDGRASAGEQAALVKNNQQLPHDCEAAQQIRALVLRGLDRSSTFFSAALPKRVFTPRVNRYGGDANYYGKHIDNAIRALPNGQKVRTDVSCTVFLNDPHDYDGGELTIADTYGEQTVKLPAGHAVLYPGTSLHQVKPVTRGHRVACFLWIESMVRSDEQRRLLFELDMNLLRLRQQHGESDETTALTGVYHNLLRGWADT, from the coding sequence ATGTTGTTGACGCTGCCTCATATCCTGACGCCTGACGAGGTCAACAAGGTGAGCGAGCTGCTGGCCAGCGCGCCCTGGGGGGACGGGCGCGCCAGCGCGGGTGAGCAAGCGGCGCTGGTCAAAAACAACCAGCAGTTGCCACACGATTGCGAGGCCGCGCAGCAGATACGGGCTTTGGTGCTGCGCGGCTTAGACCGCAGCAGCACTTTTTTCTCGGCGGCTTTGCCCAAACGGGTGTTCACACCCCGTGTCAACCGTTATGGTGGTGACGCCAACTACTACGGTAAGCACATTGACAACGCCATCCGCGCGCTGCCCAATGGTCAGAAGGTGCGCACCGATGTGTCATGCACGGTGTTTCTGAACGACCCGCACGATTACGACGGTGGTGAACTCACCATTGCCGACACCTATGGTGAACAAACGGTGAAGCTGCCCGCAGGGCACGCGGTGCTGTATCCGGGCACCAGCCTGCATCAGGTCAAACCGGTCACACGTGGCCACCGGGTGGCCTGCTTTTTGTGGATCGAGAGCATGGTGCGCAGTGATGAACAGCGTCGTCTGTTGTTTGAGCTGGACATGAACCTGCTGCGCCTGCGCCAGCAACATGGTGAAAGTGACGAAACCACCGCGCTCACCGGGGTCTACCACAACCTGCTGCGCGGCTGGGCGGACACATGA
- a CDS encoding TonB-dependent receptor, with protein sequence MSALAQETTTAYDKTLKPVVVKEKAQAPEGRDSVRATQTTIGKGVQQLRDIPQSVTVVTERLIDERNLDTVKEALKVTAGISFQAAEGGEEDIKLRGFSLASTGDIFVDGMRDPAFYERDTFSLDRMEVMRGSASMLFGRGSTGGAVNLVNKAPTLFGDNQVDVTVGSHNHRRVVGDFNIQTADDAALRINTMVTEADNNGAGSSLDKKGISATYRWNIGEKDEFSASLYHLDNNNGMNYGMPWIRPTASSPTSATTTLPLDPTAYYGMASDYNAGTATTGTFTHTHRFDADSTLKTQIRKGEYTRDQRAGTVRLCQGSTNQAGVYTPNAACPTVTNANLSNFSNATVLTRGTQLKIQDMDTLYAQSDYQTKFKAWGLEHELLTGVDVARETKTVYGARSATQGGVVPTKPTTTVGTPNDGAWVNESSRVLRTTSDYTSSGWGAYMQDLVEVVPHWKVLAGLRFDHLSGDYTSYNLSNTNVASQASYQMKVSELSKRVGVLYQPNDLHSYHFSAATSFNTSGDAYSLGATNANIPPEQSVNIELGAKLDTEDQRFTTRVAVFRSTKLHERNTDPLVNLVTLSGKRHVAGAEIDIAGRLTPQWEIYASYMWMPVAKIDVGVAGSEGQGTRPSNTPYHSGSFWNTYQLNAQWRVGAGINFRGRQTPIRNPGWEVPSWVTADVMAEYKMNEKVTLKASVSNITNKLYADQLYSGHYIPGAGRLVQVTGSFKF encoded by the coding sequence ATGAGTGCGCTGGCGCAGGAAACCACCACGGCCTATGACAAAACCCTCAAGCCGGTGGTGGTCAAGGAGAAGGCGCAGGCGCCTGAAGGTCGTGACTCGGTTCGCGCCACCCAGACCACCATCGGCAAGGGTGTGCAACAACTGCGCGACATTCCCCAGTCGGTCACCGTGGTGACCGAGCGGTTGATTGATGAGCGCAATCTGGACACCGTCAAAGAGGCTTTGAAAGTGACTGCTGGCATCTCGTTCCAGGCGGCGGAGGGCGGTGAGGAAGACATCAAGCTGCGCGGTTTTTCGCTGGCCTCGACCGGTGACATTTTTGTGGATGGCATGCGTGACCCGGCTTTTTACGAGCGTGACACCTTCAGTCTGGATCGTATGGAGGTGATGCGTGGCTCCGCCTCAATGCTATTTGGCCGTGGTTCCACCGGTGGCGCAGTGAACTTGGTCAACAAGGCGCCGACCCTGTTTGGTGACAACCAGGTGGATGTGACCGTGGGTAGCCACAACCACCGCCGTGTGGTGGGCGACTTCAACATCCAGACGGCCGACGATGCCGCCTTGCGCATCAACACCATGGTCACCGAAGCCGACAACAACGGCGCGGGCAGCAGTCTGGACAAGAAGGGTATTTCAGCCACCTACCGCTGGAACATTGGTGAAAAAGACGAGTTCTCGGCCAGCCTTTACCACCTGGACAACAACAATGGCATGAACTACGGCATGCCGTGGATTCGACCGACTGCGTCATCCCCTACCAGCGCTACCACCACCTTGCCGCTGGACCCGACCGCGTATTACGGCATGGCCAGCGACTACAACGCGGGCACCGCCACCACCGGCACCTTCACCCACACGCACCGTTTTGATGCCGACAGCACGCTCAAAACCCAGATTCGCAAGGGTGAATACACGCGCGATCAGCGGGCGGGTACGGTGCGCTTGTGTCAGGGCAGCACCAACCAGGCAGGTGTTTACACCCCTAACGCGGCTTGCCCGACGGTGACCAATGCCAACCTGAGTAATTTCAGCAATGCCACCGTGTTGACGCGTGGCACCCAGCTGAAGATTCAGGACATGGACACCCTGTATGCCCAAAGTGATTACCAGACCAAGTTCAAGGCCTGGGGTTTGGAGCATGAGCTGCTGACCGGGGTTGATGTGGCGCGTGAAACCAAGACGGTCTACGGTGCCCGCTCGGCCACGCAGGGTGGTGTGGTGCCAACCAAACCCACCACCACCGTGGGGACACCCAACGATGGTGCCTGGGTGAATGAGTCTTCTCGTGTGCTGCGTACAACCAGTGACTACACCTCCAGTGGATGGGGTGCCTACATGCAGGACTTGGTTGAAGTAGTGCCACACTGGAAAGTGCTGGCCGGGCTGCGGTTTGACCATCTGAGTGGCGATTACACCAGTTACAACCTGTCCAACACCAACGTGGCTTCGCAAGCCAGTTATCAGATGAAGGTGTCTGAACTGAGCAAACGCGTGGGTGTGTTGTACCAACCCAATGATCTGCATTCCTACCACTTCTCGGCAGCGACCTCGTTCAACACTTCCGGTGATGCCTATTCGCTGGGGGCAACCAATGCCAATATCCCGCCCGAGCAAAGTGTCAACATCGAGTTGGGTGCCAAACTCGACACCGAAGACCAGCGCTTTACCACCCGGGTTGCGGTGTTTCGCTCCACCAAGCTGCATGAACGCAACACCGACCCGTTGGTGAATCTGGTCACGCTGTCGGGCAAACGCCATGTGGCCGGGGCTGAAATTGATATTGCTGGCAGGCTCACACCGCAGTGGGAAATTTATGCCTCGTACATGTGGATGCCGGTGGCGAAGATTGACGTCGGTGTGGCGGGCTCGGAAGGTCAGGGCACACGCCCCTCCAACACGCCTTACCACAGTGGCTCGTTCTGGAACACCTACCAGCTCAACGCCCAGTGGCGTGTGGGTGCTGGCATCAACTTCCGTGGCCGTCAGACACCGATCCGTAACCCGGGCTGGGAAGTGCCCAGCTGGGTCACGGCGGATGTGATGGCCGAGTACAAGATGAACGAGAAGGTCACTCTCAAGGCCAGTGTCAGCAACATCACCAACAAGTTGTACGCTGACCAGCTGTACTCGGGGCATTACATCCCCGGTGCGGGCCGCTTGGTGCAAGTCACGGGCAGTTTCAAGTTCTGA
- a CDS encoding imelysin family protein codes for MKLHSLSLATALALGSLTVPALLPSASAQTSVAATSNQSSVTHAAVVTQYATLVHANYQDVHQAAVALQTAVNSFLANPSSATQDAAKQSWLNAREAYGQTEAFRFYGGPIDSDSGPEGRMNAWPMDESFVDSVNDKPNAGLINNKKFVINRKNLIAQNERGGEENIATGWHAVEFFLWGQDLSETGPGARSFEDFVDGKAPNAERRRLYLKTVMDLLVDDSANLVKAWAPDVKNNYRAKFEKGGKESVRKMLVGLGSLSRGELAGERLEVALNSQDQEDEHSCFSDNTHRDAVTNAKGIQNVWLGSYKRLDGSVVSGPSLRDLTALTDPALAEKTSQQIAQSVAAAEAIQAPFDREIMGAKDAPGRQRIQKTIASLTQQSKDLVAAASAVGIKKLTLVEP; via the coding sequence ATGAAACTTCACTCCCTGTCTCTGGCAACCGCCCTCGCTCTCGGTTCTTTGACCGTGCCCGCGCTCTTGCCAAGCGCATCAGCCCAGACCTCGGTCGCCGCGACCAGCAACCAATCCAGCGTGACCCACGCCGCCGTGGTGACGCAATACGCCACACTGGTGCACGCCAACTACCAGGACGTGCACCAGGCAGCCGTCGCACTGCAAACCGCCGTCAACAGCTTTTTGGCCAATCCCTCCAGCGCCACGCAAGATGCCGCCAAACAATCCTGGCTGAACGCCCGTGAGGCTTATGGCCAAACCGAGGCTTTCCGTTTTTACGGGGGCCCGATCGACAGCGACAGTGGCCCGGAAGGCCGTATGAACGCCTGGCCGATGGATGAGTCCTTTGTGGACTCGGTCAATGACAAACCCAACGCGGGCCTGATCAACAACAAAAAATTTGTCATCAACCGCAAAAACCTGATCGCCCAGAACGAGCGTGGTGGTGAAGAGAACATTGCCACCGGCTGGCATGCGGTCGAGTTCTTCCTGTGGGGTCAGGACTTGTCAGAAACTGGCCCGGGTGCACGCAGTTTTGAGGATTTTGTGGATGGCAAAGCCCCCAATGCCGAACGCCGTCGGCTGTATCTGAAAACCGTGATGGACCTGCTGGTGGATGACAGCGCCAACCTGGTCAAGGCCTGGGCGCCCGATGTCAAAAACAACTACCGCGCCAAGTTCGAGAAAGGTGGCAAGGAGTCGGTGCGCAAGATGCTGGTTGGTCTGGGTTCACTGTCACGTGGTGAACTCGCTGGTGAACGACTCGAGGTGGCACTCAACAGCCAGGACCAGGAAGACGAACACTCCTGCTTCTCTGACAACACCCACCGTGACGCGGTCACCAATGCCAAAGGCATCCAGAACGTCTGGCTGGGCAGCTACAAACGCCTGGACGGCAGCGTGGTCAGCGGCCCCTCGTTACGCGACCTGACGGCGTTGACTGACCCGGCACTGGCCGAAAAAACCTCACAACAAATCGCCCAGTCGGTAGCCGCTGCCGAGGCCATCCAGGCGCCGTTTGACCGCGAAATCATGGGCGCCAAAGACGCACCGGGCCGCCAGCGTATCCAGAAAACCATCGCCAGCCTGACCCAGCAAAGCAAAGACCTGGTCGCTGCCGCCAGTGCGGTGGGCATCAAAAAGCTGACCTTGGTCGAGCCGTGA
- a CDS encoding c-type cytochrome produces the protein MKSIKLSLLLGAGLLLAGAAQADEVLAKAKGCLACHTVEAKVLGPAYKAVAKKYKGKKDAEATLAQHILKGTPMPAGMGWQKEGQASLPFMPANASVSPADASKLAKWILSLQ, from the coding sequence ATGAAGTCAATCAAGCTATCTCTGTTGCTTGGTGCTGGTCTGCTGTTGGCGGGTGCAGCCCAGGCAGACGAGGTCCTGGCCAAAGCCAAGGGTTGCCTGGCCTGCCACACGGTCGAAGCCAAGGTGCTGGGGCCGGCCTACAAGGCGGTGGCCAAAAAATACAAAGGTAAAAAGGACGCCGAGGCCACGCTGGCGCAGCACATTCTCAAAGGCACACCAATGCCTGCGGGTATGGGTTGGCAAAAGGAAGGTCAGGCCAGCTTGCCGTTTATGCCGGCCAATGCGTCGGTGAGTCCGGCCGATGCCAGCAAACTGGCCAAGTGGATTCTCAGCCTTCAGTAG
- a CDS encoding di-heme oxidoredictase family protein has product MPLSPTSAAPASRWPLTTEVQPLLLTATLGLLLAAPLHAAETSPPPGELTGGATTVWVDGKNAFSLPAANLSDEERTRFAIGNSFFKRNWVEAPASTKVRDGLGPHFIARSCGGCHALDGRGRPPEVKGGRHEQPVGLLMRLSVPGVADPHEGVLPEPTYGGQFNNAAVQGVRPEGEVTLRTTPVRGRFADGSRYTLQQPVYGFRQLAYGPMSPKVLVSPRVAPQLMGIGLLEAIAEADILQNAADQAASPGPIKGQVNRVWDAVAQKEMVGRFGWKANVASIAHQTAGAFRGDIGITSVWAPGEGCTPVQKDCLQASSGGHGGAFEIDQPTLEDVVFYQAVLAPVARRQIKDPQVRQGQALFEQAGCASCHRPSYTTHQGPNPSMSSPTLNGQTIWPYTDLLLHDMGPGLADGRPDFAASGSQWKTPALWGIGLIQAVNGHTRLLHDGRANGVLEAVLWHGGEAQAAQQQVLQMSRAQRAALVKFVESL; this is encoded by the coding sequence ATGCCGCTTTCTCCAACCTCCGCCGCTCCAGCCTCGCGCTGGCCACTCACCACCGAGGTCCAGCCTCTGCTACTCACGGCGACGCTTGGGCTTCTGCTGGCTGCACCCCTGCACGCGGCCGAGACGAGCCCGCCCCCCGGAGAACTCACGGGTGGTGCCACCACCGTGTGGGTGGATGGCAAAAACGCGTTCTCTCTGCCCGCCGCCAACCTGAGCGACGAGGAACGCACCCGTTTTGCGATTGGCAACTCGTTTTTTAAACGCAATTGGGTCGAGGCGCCCGCCTCCACCAAGGTACGTGACGGTCTGGGCCCGCATTTCATCGCACGCTCCTGCGGCGGATGCCACGCGCTCGATGGCCGCGGCCGACCGCCCGAGGTCAAAGGTGGTCGTCATGAGCAGCCGGTGGGGCTACTCATGCGCCTGTCGGTGCCCGGTGTGGCCGACCCGCACGAGGGTGTTTTGCCCGAGCCGACCTATGGCGGCCAGTTCAACAATGCCGCCGTGCAAGGTGTGCGCCCCGAGGGTGAGGTCACGCTGCGCACCACACCCGTGCGTGGCCGTTTTGCCGACGGCAGCCGCTACACCCTGCAGCAGCCTGTGTATGGTTTCAGGCAACTGGCCTATGGCCCGATGTCCCCCAAGGTACTGGTCAGCCCGCGTGTGGCGCCCCAGTTGATGGGCATTGGCCTGCTGGAGGCGATTGCCGAGGCCGACATCCTGCAAAACGCCGCTGACCAGGCGGCCAGCCCCGGCCCCATCAAAGGCCAGGTCAACCGGGTGTGGGACGCGGTGGCGCAAAAAGAAATGGTAGGACGCTTCGGCTGGAAGGCCAATGTGGCCAGCATCGCCCACCAGACGGCGGGCGCCTTCCGAGGTGACATCGGCATCACCTCGGTCTGGGCACCCGGTGAGGGCTGCACACCGGTTCAGAAAGATTGTTTGCAGGCAAGCAGTGGTGGCCACGGTGGCGCTTTTGAGATCGACCAGCCCACGCTCGAAGACGTGGTGTTTTACCAGGCGGTGCTGGCTCCGGTGGCACGACGCCAGATCAAGGACCCGCAGGTGCGCCAAGGCCAAGCGCTGTTTGAGCAGGCCGGTTGCGCCAGCTGCCACCGCCCGAGTTACACCACCCACCAGGGGCCCAACCCCAGCATGAGCAGCCCGACCCTCAACGGCCAAACCATCTGGCCCTATACCGACTTGCTGCTGCACGACATGGGTCCGGGCCTGGCCGACGGCCGGCCCGACTTTGCCGCCAGTGGCAGCCAGTGGAAAACCCCGGCGCTGTGGGGCATCGGCCTGATCCAGGCGGTCAACGGCCACACCCGGCTGTTGCACGATGGCCGGGCCAACGGGGTGCTCGAAGCGGTGTTGTGGCATGGCGGCGAGGCGCAGGCAGCGCAACAGCAGGTGCTGCAAATGAGCCGTGCCCAACGTGCGGCGCTGGTGAAGTTTGTGGAATCGCTCTAA